The Streptococcus mitis genome has a segment encoding these proteins:
- a CDS encoding class A sortase: MSHKKNKKKTNRKNLLINILAGFLILLSVALIFNSKIRDIFMVWNTNKYQVSQVSKEKLEENQDTEGNFDFDSVKAISSEAVLSSQWDSQKLPVIGGIAVPEVEINLPIFKGLDNVNLFYGAGTMKRDQVMGKGNYSLASHHIFTAENASQMLFSPLSRAKNGMKIYLTDKDKVYTYEIREVKHVTPDRVDEIDDRTGVDEITLVTCVDYDATERIIVKGDLKDTKDYSQTPEEILTAFNQPYKQRY, encoded by the coding sequence ATGTCTCATAAAAAGAACAAAAAGAAAACAAACCGTAAAAATTTATTAATCAATATCTTGGCAGGGTTTTTAATCCTCTTGTCAGTGGCTTTGATTTTCAATTCAAAAATTCGTGATATCTTCATGGTTTGGAATACCAATAAATACCAAGTCAGCCAGGTATCAAAAGAAAAATTGGAAGAAAATCAAGATACAGAAGGAAATTTTGACTTTGACTCTGTAAAAGCTATCTCGTCAGAAGCTGTCTTATCCTCACAATGGGATTCGCAAAAATTGCCAGTTATCGGTGGAATTGCTGTTCCTGAGGTAGAAATTAACTTGCCTATTTTTAAGGGGCTTGATAATGTCAATCTCTTCTATGGAGCTGGTACAATGAAGCGTGACCAAGTGATGGGGAAAGGAAACTATTCACTTGCGAGCCATCACATCTTCACGGCGGAAAATGCCAGCCAAATGCTCTTTTCTCCATTATCACGCGCTAAAAATGGGATGAAAATTTACCTAACCGATAAGGATAAAGTTTATACCTATGAAATCCGTGAAGTGAAGCATGTGACTCCAGATCGCGTTGATGAGATTGATGACCGTACTGGAGTTGATGAAATCACACTTGTAACCTGTGTTGACTATGATGCGACAGAACGTATTATCGTAAAAGGTGACTTGAAAGATACAAAGGATTATTCACAAACACCTGAAGAAATTCTAACAGCTTTCAATCAACCATATAAACAGCGCTATTAA